In Ignavibacteria bacterium, one DNA window encodes the following:
- the ptsP gene encoding phosphoenolpyruvate--protein phosphotransferase produces the protein MNFNQIETYNKNGVIVLKGLPAAPGYAIGPAHIYHRDKIETFPSVVLDPSEELLNLESAIEKSKKELSKIISISREKIGERTAGIFEAHALILDDQLLFGPILENIKNNRFSAEYSVDKEFSKYISVMKQSDDQILLERAADIEDLKSRLIRNLRKKRWESRLKHSVIIVAHSLTPADTLLFSRNEVLAYVSEFGGITSHAAIISRALNIPAVVGLHGAMSKISDEVQLIIDGFNGFVIINPDEVLLNFYSKKIKSFSRNHEKLKEIKNLPAETFDGHRIRLNSNIELVDEVDFAIANGAEGIGLFRTEELFFLRGNFPTEAEQIETYSTLAEKMYPETVVIRTFDLGGDKLLLEDYHEKNPFLGWRGIRMMLDKSHIFEEQLQAILISSVHKNVKIMLPMISTIEEIRQSKVILEKVKFKLQSASIPFDKNIEVGIMAEVPSIAFCISDFAKEVDFISVGTNDLTQYILAVDRGNEVVSDKFQEFHPAVLRALKMIIDGAHNENLKVSICGELASNYLAVPLLVGLGFDELSVNEHYLPEIKKLIRSSNISELKELTQECLLYKSHIEIIKLCNKYLKKIKWEYD, from the coding sequence ATGAACTTTAATCAAATCGAAACTTACAACAAAAATGGTGTGATTGTACTTAAAGGGCTTCCTGCTGCACCAGGTTATGCGATTGGACCAGCACACATTTATCACCGTGATAAAATTGAAACATTTCCTTCAGTTGTTTTAGATCCATCTGAAGAGCTTCTCAATCTTGAATCAGCAATCGAAAAATCAAAAAAAGAACTTTCGAAAATTATCTCAATCTCAAGGGAAAAAATCGGCGAACGAACTGCCGGAATTTTCGAGGCACATGCCTTAATACTCGATGATCAACTTCTATTTGGTCCTATTTTGGAGAATATTAAAAATAACAGATTTTCGGCAGAATATTCTGTTGATAAAGAGTTCTCAAAATACATCTCCGTGATGAAGCAGTCTGATGATCAAATCTTGCTTGAGAGAGCAGCGGATATCGAAGATCTCAAATCTCGATTAATACGCAACCTAAGAAAGAAAAGATGGGAATCGCGACTTAAGCATTCGGTGATAATTGTTGCTCATAGTCTAACACCTGCTGATACTTTGCTTTTTTCTCGAAACGAGGTTTTAGCATATGTATCTGAATTCGGCGGGATTACTTCACATGCTGCAATAATATCTCGCGCATTAAACATACCAGCCGTAGTTGGTTTGCATGGGGCGATGAGTAAGATATCCGATGAAGTTCAACTAATCATCGATGGATTTAATGGTTTTGTAATTATTAATCCAGATGAAGTTCTATTAAACTTTTACAGCAAAAAAATTAAATCCTTCAGTAGAAATCATGAGAAACTTAAAGAGATCAAAAACTTACCTGCAGAAACTTTTGATGGCCATAGGATTAGATTAAATTCAAATATCGAATTAGTTGATGAAGTTGATTTCGCAATTGCAAACGGTGCAGAGGGAATCGGATTATTTCGCACTGAAGAATTATTTTTTCTCAGAGGCAATTTTCCAACTGAAGCAGAGCAGATAGAGACTTATTCAACATTAGCAGAGAAAATGTATCCTGAAACGGTGGTCATTCGCACCTTTGACTTGGGGGGTGACAAGCTGTTACTTGAAGATTATCATGAGAAAAATCCATTTTTAGGCTGGCGAGGCATTCGGATGATGCTCGATAAATCTCATATATTCGAAGAACAACTTCAGGCCATTTTGATCTCAAGCGTTCATAAAAATGTTAAGATCATGTTGCCAATGATTAGCACAATCGAAGAAATCAGGCAATCAAAAGTTATTCTCGAAAAGGTTAAATTTAAATTACAATCTGCAAGCATTCCTTTCGATAAGAATATTGAGGTAGGCATTATGGCGGAAGTTCCATCAATTGCATTTTGTATTTCAGATTTTGCCAAGGAAGTAGATTTTATCAGCGTAGGGACGAATGATTTAACTCAATATATCTTAGCTGTTGATCGTGGGAATGAAGTTGTCTCAGATAAATTTCAAGAATTTCATCCTGCTGTGCTAAGAGCGTTAAAAATGATAATTGACGGCGCTCACAATGAAAATCTAAAAGTCAGCATTTGCGGAGAGTTAGCATCAAACTATTTGGCTGTCCCATTATTGGTTGGTCTTGGATTTGACGAATTGAGTGTTAATGAACATTATCTTCCAGAGATAAAAAAGTTAATTAGAAGTTCGAATATCTCTGAGCTAAAGGAATTAACTCAAGAATGTTTACTTTATAAATCTCACATAGAAATTATAAAACTTTGTAATAAATATTTAAAGAAAATTAAATGGGAGTACGACTAA
- a CDS encoding bifunctional phosphoglucose/phosphomannose isomerase translates to MGVRLMNPYKQHDSGDMYDVLVNFPEQIKTAWNNLIELDKAAYINIKNIVLTGLGGSAISGDVALTFLHKQIQLPFQVNRNYNLPTFANDSTLVLACSYSGNTEETISAYKEALARKCKIVSIGSGSIIEKLSTENRNLHIKVPSGYQPRCALGLMFFNLLNFLDKSGLAEIKKETIDKIYSSVLKNSELYSKSNSSPYQVAEKLIGYFPVIHSSDLLQSINVRFRCQLAENSKVLSYSGIIPELNHNEIIGWEKFNPSNFNAKLLQIIDEEDHPRNLLRFEITEKILRESGFEIIEIKSNEKTFEERIIDLIYYLDWISFYLAVLRRVDPTPIKNINTLKNSLAEI, encoded by the coding sequence ATGGGAGTACGACTAATGAATCCATATAAGCAACATGATTCCGGTGATATGTATGACGTCCTTGTAAATTTTCCTGAACAAATTAAAACCGCATGGAATAATCTAATCGAACTGGATAAAGCTGCATACATCAATATTAAAAATATTGTTCTAACCGGGTTGGGTGGTTCAGCAATTTCAGGGGATGTTGCGCTTACTTTTTTGCATAAGCAAATTCAATTGCCATTTCAAGTTAATAGGAATTATAACCTTCCGACTTTTGCCAATGATAGTACTTTGGTTCTTGCTTGCAGCTATTCTGGGAACACGGAGGAGACTATTTCTGCTTATAAGGAAGCATTAGCTCGAAAATGTAAAATTGTATCTATCGGTTCTGGCAGCATAATTGAAAAACTTTCAACTGAAAATAGGAATCTGCATATTAAAGTTCCCAGCGGTTACCAGCCCAGATGTGCTTTGGGATTAATGTTTTTTAATCTATTAAACTTCCTGGACAAATCCGGCTTAGCTGAAATTAAGAAAGAGACTATAGACAAGATTTATAGTTCAGTACTCAAGAATTCCGAACTTTATTCAAAAAGTAACAGCAGTCCGTATCAAGTTGCAGAGAAACTCATTGGATATTTTCCTGTTATTCACTCAAGCGATTTATTGCAATCAATTAATGTAAGATTTCGATGTCAATTGGCAGAAAACTCTAAAGTGCTTAGTTACAGCGGAATTATCCCGGAATTAAACCATAACGAAATCATTGGATGGGAAAAGTTCAATCCATCAAACTTTAATGCAAAATTGCTGCAAATTATAGATGAAGAAGATCATCCAAGAAACTTATTAAGATTTGAAATTACTGAGAAAATACTTCGTGAATCAGGATTTGAAATAATTGAAATAAAGAGCAACGAAAAAACTTTTGAGGAACGAATTATTGATTTGATTTATTATTTAGATTGGATTAGTTTTTATTTAGCGGTGTTAAGGAGAGTTGATCCTACACCAATAAAGAACATTAATACACTAAAAAACTCGCTTGCTGAAATTTAG
- a CDS encoding tetratricopeptide repeat protein — translation MIKKVIWLSVLSVLVISCSKTSDEDLYKLGIEEFRNNNVEQAYKYFEQLVDEHPQSELAAESLFLMADILQNKQADKEMQIENYKKSVELYLKVQYDFPNSEKAPHALFMAGFVSSELLKDYDAAAIHYKRFIKIYHDHELAASVREEINNLGKTPEEILSSKGLMEPNKVSSK, via the coding sequence ATGATAAAAAAAGTCATCTGGTTATCTGTTTTATCTGTCCTAGTCATATCATGTTCTAAAACATCAGATGAAGATTTATATAAACTTGGAATTGAAGAGTTTAGAAATAATAATGTCGAACAAGCATATAAATATTTTGAGCAGCTTGTAGACGAACATCCGCAATCTGAATTGGCAGCCGAATCTTTATTTTTAATGGCTGATATTTTGCAGAACAAGCAAGCCGACAAAGAGATGCAGATTGAGAATTACAAAAAATCTGTTGAATTATATTTGAAAGTTCAATATGATTTTCCGAATTCTGAAAAGGCTCCGCATGCATTATTCATGGCTGGATTTGTCTCATCTGAATTGCTGAAAGATTATGACGCAGCAGCAATACATTACAAACGATTCATTAAAATATATCATGATCATGAACTTGCTGCCTCTGTTCGAGAGGAAATAAATAATTTGGGAAAAACACCCGAAGAAATACTCTCCTCAAAAGGATTGATGGAGCCGAACAAAGTCTCATCTAAATGA
- a CDS encoding DUF58 domain-containing protein: MKFQQDYRKLLDPHFISKIDGLDLKARLVVEGFMIGLHRSPYHGFSVEFSQHRQYMPGDEISRIDWKVFAKTDKYFIKQYEEETNLKAYVILDSSRSMAFSSGTITKYQYGSILAAALAYLMINQSDSVGLVQYSTKLDNIIPPRASRNNLIDILKSLSALQPNNATYSAECLNQISEKIKNRGLVIIISDFFDDLQKVLSAIKRFKSKKNEIIVFQILDRQELDFNFGRDSIFKDLETEEELLTQPFHIQKSYKALFQTFIKEFSTECGNNQIEYNLITTDQPYDKALLAFLKKRQKLF; the protein is encoded by the coding sequence ATGAAATTTCAGCAGGATTATAGAAAACTATTAGATCCGCATTTTATTTCGAAAATCGATGGGCTTGATTTAAAAGCACGTCTCGTTGTGGAAGGATTTATGATTGGACTACACAGAAGCCCATATCACGGCTTCAGTGTAGAATTTTCTCAGCACAGGCAATATATGCCGGGTGATGAAATTTCTCGAATCGATTGGAAAGTATTCGCAAAAACTGATAAATATTTTATCAAACAGTATGAAGAAGAAACGAATCTTAAAGCATATGTTATTCTCGACTCAAGCCGATCAATGGCATTTAGCAGCGGAACAATAACAAAGTATCAATACGGTTCTATTCTCGCTGCAGCATTAGCTTACTTAATGATCAATCAAAGCGATTCAGTTGGTTTAGTACAGTATTCGACAAAACTGGATAACATAATTCCACCACGCGCATCGCGAAATAACTTGATAGATATTCTCAAAAGTCTTTCAGCTTTACAGCCGAACAATGCTACATATTCTGCGGAATGTTTAAATCAGATATCTGAGAAAATAAAAAATCGCGGATTGGTAATTATCATATCAGATTTTTTTGATGATTTACAAAAAGTGCTTTCAGCGATTAAAAGATTCAAGTCTAAAAAGAATGAGATAATTGTTTTTCAAATTCTCGATCGTCAGGAACTTGATTTTAATTTTGGCAGGGACTCGATTTTTAAAGACCTAGAAACTGAAGAAGAACTTCTGACGCAGCCATTCCATATTCAAAAAAGCTACAAAGCATTATTTCAGACGTTCATAAAAGAATTCTCCACAGAATGCGGCAATAATCAGATTGAATATAACCTTATTACGACTGATCAACCCTATGACAAAGCACTTTTAGCATTTTTGAAAAAGAGACAGAAATTATTTTAA
- the glmM gene encoding phosphoglucosamine mutase, protein MATLIKSISGIRGIVGDGLSPENLIKFTGAYAEFCNFGKIIVGRDSRITGDFIRNIVIGTLNSLGCDVIDLGICPTPTVEIYVNHEKANGGIIITASHNPIEYNALKLLNSTGMFLSPSEAKKYFQLVDSYELKCNSWDSIGKTKIVHNSWTLHLENIYALPIIDVDLIRSKKFNVLVDCVNGAGIDVVPKLLTDLGCSVTKYNCDSSGVFPRNPEPIPENLTSTISIAKEGNFDFTVIVDPDVDRLVLLTDQGEPFGEENTIALVADYVLSKSLGDVVINLSTTRSVEDIAKQYKVKVHRTPVGEINVSTKMKEVSAVIGGEGSGGVIYPPLLFGRDALVGIALVLQSLSESNKKLSTIKNEMPQYNIVKDKFKVSSINPNDVLAHFIQTFSNEKMNTSDGVRIDFEDHWIHIRKSNTEPIVRLIVEAKTENEAKNYMSRYKRLISDLK, encoded by the coding sequence ATGGCAACCCTAATTAAAAGCATTTCAGGTATTCGCGGCATTGTCGGTGATGGTCTATCTCCGGAAAATTTAATTAAGTTCACAGGTGCGTATGCTGAATTCTGTAATTTTGGAAAAATTATCGTAGGGAGAGATTCGAGAATCACAGGCGACTTTATCAGAAACATAGTAATTGGTACACTCAATTCACTCGGATGCGATGTAATTGATCTAGGAATTTGTCCCACTCCAACAGTTGAAATTTACGTCAACCACGAAAAAGCAAATGGAGGGATAATTATCACCGCAAGTCATAATCCCATTGAATATAATGCACTTAAACTTCTGAATTCAACCGGAATGTTTTTATCTCCCTCTGAAGCAAAAAAATATTTTCAATTAGTTGATTCTTATGAGCTAAAATGTAACTCGTGGGACTCTATTGGTAAAACGAAAATAGTTCATAATTCATGGACACTGCATTTAGAAAATATTTACGCTCTTCCAATTATTGATGTAGATTTGATTCGGAGTAAAAAATTTAATGTACTTGTGGACTGCGTCAATGGTGCGGGTATTGATGTAGTTCCTAAACTTTTAACTGATTTAGGATGTTCTGTCACAAAATACAATTGTGATTCAAGCGGAGTATTCCCTAGAAATCCTGAACCCATTCCAGAGAATTTAACTTCCACGATTAGTATTGCCAAAGAAGGAAATTTTGATTTTACAGTAATAGTTGATCCAGATGTCGATAGACTTGTATTATTAACCGATCAAGGGGAACCATTTGGGGAAGAGAATACTATCGCACTAGTCGCAGATTATGTTCTTTCAAAATCTCTTGGTGATGTAGTGATAAATCTTTCAACGACTAGATCAGTTGAAGATATAGCAAAACAGTATAAAGTGAAGGTTCATCGTACACCTGTTGGTGAAATAAATGTATCAACTAAGATGAAGGAAGTCTCCGCGGTTATCGGTGGAGAGGGAAGCGGTGGAGTGATTTATCCCCCGCTCTTATTTGGAAGAGATGCTTTAGTTGGGATTGCATTAGTTCTTCAAAGTTTAAGTGAGTCAAATAAAAAGTTAAGTACAATAAAAAATGAGATGCCTCAATACAATATTGTTAAGGATAAATTCAAAGTTAGTTCAATAAATCCTAATGATGTTTTGGCACATTTCATACAAACATTTTCAAATGAAAAAATGAACACAAGTGATGGAGTTAGAATAGACTTTGAAGACCATTGGATTCACATAAGAAAATCTAATACTGAACCGATAGTTAGATTAATTGTTGAAGCAAAAACAGAAAATGAAGCAAAGAATTACATGAGTCGATACAAGAGATTAATTTCTGATTTAAAATAA
- a CDS encoding dipeptidase, with the protein MQPVLNYIDSNSSNYINELQSFLSIESISSDPEKKSEMERCAQFIKDKFSAMGLDNIKVLNEEGFPIVYADKIVSPKKPTVLFYGHYDVQPVDPIDLWTSPPFSGEIREGKIWARGATDDKGQLLTHLKSVEAFLATSTELPVNVKFIIEGEEEIGSPSLPKTIASNKELLACDTVVISDTSMYGEKTPSITYSLRGLAYFQIEFTGPNRDLHSGTFGGAVMNPLQAMCDLLSGMKDKNGKITIPGFYDDVLKLTKAERDGFKKLKFSEKAYMKELEVAELFGEKGFSTFERTGARPSLEINGIWGGFTGQGAKTVLPSKSYAKISMRLVPHQTPKKIEKLLNAYLKKVVPKSIKYTCTALHGGEPALTPIDGKAIQSAARAMKSVFGKSPVFTREGGSIPIVVEFSRLLSAPVVLMGFGLSTENLHSPNEHFDLNNFHKGIMCSAVFMEDFTKQ; encoded by the coding sequence ATGCAGCCAGTATTAAATTACATTGATAGTAACAGCAGCAACTACATAAACGAATTACAATCATTTCTAAGCATTGAGAGTATAAGTTCTGATCCAGAAAAAAAATCTGAAATGGAACGTTGTGCACAATTTATTAAAGATAAATTTTCTGCTATGGGATTGGACAATATTAAAGTCTTAAATGAAGAAGGATTTCCGATTGTATATGCAGATAAAATTGTTAGTCCTAAGAAACCAACAGTATTATTTTACGGACATTATGATGTTCAACCTGTCGATCCGATCGACCTCTGGACTTCGCCTCCATTTTCAGGTGAAATAAGAGAAGGAAAAATTTGGGCGAGAGGTGCAACTGATGATAAAGGGCAATTACTTACTCATCTAAAAAGCGTTGAAGCATTTTTAGCAACTTCAACCGAACTTCCTGTCAATGTGAAATTTATCATCGAAGGAGAAGAAGAAATTGGCAGTCCATCTTTACCAAAGACCATTGCTTCAAATAAAGAACTTTTAGCATGTGATACTGTTGTGATATCCGATACTTCGATGTACGGCGAGAAGACACCATCAATTACATATTCTTTACGCGGATTAGCTTATTTTCAAATTGAATTTACCGGACCCAATAGAGATCTTCATTCTGGAACATTTGGCGGTGCTGTGATGAATCCGCTTCAAGCAATGTGTGATTTACTATCCGGTATGAAAGATAAAAATGGAAAAATCACAATTCCCGGTTTTTATGACGACGTATTGAAATTAACAAAAGCCGAAAGAGATGGTTTCAAGAAATTGAAATTCAGTGAAAAAGCTTACATGAAAGAATTAGAAGTAGCTGAACTTTTTGGGGAGAAAGGTTTTTCAACTTTTGAACGAACCGGAGCGAGACCATCTCTTGAAATTAATGGAATTTGGGGTGGTTTTACCGGGCAGGGTGCAAAGACTGTTTTGCCCTCCAAATCGTATGCAAAAATCAGTATGCGTCTTGTTCCTCATCAAACACCTAAAAAAATTGAAAAATTATTAAATGCATATTTGAAAAAAGTTGTGCCGAAATCTATTAAATACACTTGTACTGCATTGCACGGCGGAGAACCAGCTTTAACTCCAATTGATGGTAAAGCAATTCAGTCTGCTGCTCGTGCAATGAAATCCGTATTTGGTAAGTCGCCTGTCTTTACTCGTGAAGGCGGATCGATCCCGATTGTAGTTGAATTCAGCAGATTACTATCAGCTCCAGTCGTGTTAATGGGCTTCGGATTATCTACTGAAAATTTACATTCACCGAATGAGCACTTTGATCTTAATAATTTCCATAAGGGAATTATGTGTTCAGCAGTATTCATGGAAGATTTTACGAAACAATAA
- a CDS encoding nuclear transport factor 2 family protein, whose amino-acid sequence MKNELIKLNEEFYSAFENLDIKKMETIWSNDDNAVCIHPGWEIIIGWQKIKDSWQKIFASDSLLKFTIRNPRVNVFENGGVVTCVEEIFVSTRDRISQTFVASTNIFKEYDTGLKLVYHHSSPINSSDRNIELNYN is encoded by the coding sequence ATGAAAAACGAATTAATTAAACTCAATGAAGAATTTTATTCAGCATTTGAGAATTTAGATATAAAGAAAATGGAAACCATTTGGTCTAATGATGATAATGCAGTTTGCATTCATCCGGGATGGGAAATTATTATTGGCTGGCAAAAGATTAAAGACAGCTGGCAGAAAATCTTTGCCAGTGACTCTCTATTAAAATTTACAATCCGAAATCCGCGTGTCAATGTTTTTGAAAATGGAGGAGTCGTGACATGTGTGGAAGAAATATTCGTTTCTACTCGCGATCGTATTTCGCAAACCTTTGTTGCTTCGACTAATATATTTAAAGAATATGATACAGGATTAAAATTAGTTTATCACCACTCCTCTCCAATTAATTCCAGCGATCGAAATATTGAGTTGAATTATAATTAG
- a CDS encoding aminomethyl transferase family protein: MLNPTLEIFKNLYPQIKISEKELIQAFYDERSEALSFYDSASIYDASHYSIFKLTGKDVLEFLNRVSTNETLSLQNYAAKTTLLLSEKGRVIDRLKIIRLKDEVILIGSPDNAERVFRWIERYIIMDDVQIENISGKYCYFKIIGSKVESFSALLFNDQIQNAQFDRVYQYFSQDFTSFIIKTSIFKNNTGYEVLTPIESAFALISYMNSNLEMFETKFVGEDAYNIIRIEQGHPTYPNEINDSVNPYEIGLMNAVNSTKGCYIGQEVIARLETYDKVQKNLIGVAFGSEIIPNDLKLFYNSEEVGEITSIVNSYRLKRQIGLALISKKLKLNGNGDKLQIKAVDESFCTVDLQELPYIRI, translated from the coding sequence ATGCTGAATCCTACGCTCGAAATATTTAAAAATTTATATCCTCAAATTAAAATTAGCGAAAAAGAATTAATCCAAGCATTCTATGACGAAAGAAGTGAAGCTTTATCTTTCTATGACTCCGCCAGTATTTACGATGCATCACATTATTCAATTTTTAAATTAACAGGAAAAGATGTTCTTGAGTTTTTAAATAGAGTTTCAACGAATGAAACACTTTCGCTTCAAAACTATGCTGCTAAAACTACACTCCTTCTATCTGAGAAGGGAAGAGTGATTGATAGACTTAAAATAATTCGGCTGAAAGATGAAGTAATTCTTATAGGTAGTCCCGATAACGCAGAAAGAGTTTTTCGTTGGATTGAACGCTACATAATTATGGATGATGTTCAAATCGAAAATATTTCAGGGAAGTACTGTTATTTCAAAATTATTGGCAGCAAGGTTGAATCTTTTTCGGCTTTGCTTTTCAATGACCAAATTCAGAATGCACAATTCGATAGAGTCTATCAATATTTCAGTCAAGATTTTACTTCATTCATTATAAAAACTAGTATCTTCAAGAATAACACTGGATATGAAGTATTGACGCCGATAGAAAGTGCATTTGCACTTATAAGCTACATGAATTCAAATTTGGAAATGTTTGAGACAAAGTTCGTCGGTGAGGATGCATATAATATTATCCGAATTGAACAAGGACATCCAACATATCCAAATGAAATAAATGATTCTGTAAATCCTTATGAAATTGGTTTGATGAATGCAGTTAACTCAACTAAAGGATGTTACATCGGACAAGAAGTAATAGCACGATTAGAAACGTATGATAAAGTGCAAAAGAATTTAATTGGCGTTGCCTTCGGCAGCGAGATTATCCCTAATGATTTAAAATTGTTTTATAACTCTGAAGAAGTTGGAGAAATTACTTCAATTGTAAATTCATACAGATTGAAAAGGCAGATTGGGTTGGCACTTATCTCAAAAAAACTAAAACTAAACGGAAATGGTGACAAACTTCAGATTAAAGCAGTTGATGAAAGTTTTTGTACAGTTGATTTACAAGAATTACCCTACATAAGAATATGA
- a CDS encoding cob(I)yrinic acid a,c-diamide adenosyltransferase: MKIYTKTGDDGTSSLFGGERVKKNDPRLEAYGTVDELNSFLGLTIVHIKSDQILKVVSKIQSNLFSIGARLATPPAQLIKLKNIEQISDAEVKQIENEIDALESQLEPIKNFIIPGGCVGANHLHIARAICRRCERRIIAIDSEENNLDILIRYINRISDYLFVAARFENKINNVPDSLWKNK; this comes from the coding sequence ATGAAAATTTATACAAAGACTGGTGATGATGGGACTTCGAGTCTATTCGGCGGTGAAAGGGTAAAAAAAAATGACCCAAGACTCGAAGCTTACGGAACTGTTGATGAATTGAATTCTTTTCTTGGTTTAACTATTGTTCACATTAAATCTGATCAAATATTAAAAGTCGTTTCCAAAATTCAGAGTAACCTCTTCAGCATCGGAGCAAGACTTGCAACTCCACCAGCTCAATTAATAAAATTGAAAAACATTGAACAAATCTCTGATGCTGAGGTTAAACAAATCGAAAATGAAATTGATGCACTCGAATCTCAGTTAGAGCCAATAAAGAATTTTATTATTCCTGGTGGATGTGTTGGAGCAAATCATTTGCATATTGCACGAGCGATCTGCCGGAGATGTGAACGGAGAATTATTGCAATTGATTCGGAAGAAAATAATCTCGATATTTTGATTAGGTACATTAACCGTATTTCGGATTACTTATTTGTAGCTGCGAGATTCGAAAATAAAATTAATAATGTTCCTGACAGCTTGTGGAAAAACAAATAG
- a CDS encoding FKBP-type peptidyl-prolyl cis-trans isomerase — translation MKNIHTTLAVSAILLFIGCGKNVNDFPGYSTTNTITELPSGLKYIDTEVGTGSTAAKGHKLSVHYTGYLISGKKFDSSLDRNEAFEFQLGMGQVIKGWEEGLSDMKVGGKRKLIIPSNLAYGSRSIGDIIPANSTLVFDVELIKISE, via the coding sequence ATGAAAAACATACATACCACTTTAGCTGTTTCGGCAATATTGTTATTCATCGGCTGCGGAAAGAATGTTAACGATTTTCCTGGTTATTCGACAACAAATACTATAACCGAGCTTCCTTCAGGATTGAAGTACATAGACACTGAAGTTGGAACAGGCAGCACAGCGGCAAAAGGACACAAGTTATCAGTACATTATACTGGATATTTGATCTCTGGGAAGAAATTCGATAGTTCTTTGGATAGAAACGAAGCATTCGAATTCCAACTTGGAATGGGACAAGTAATAAAAGGGTGGGAGGAAGGTTTATCCGATATGAAAGTCGGGGGAAAGAGAAAATTAATTATTCCATCGAACCTTGCTTACGGTTCTCGTTCAATTGGAGATATAATTCCAGCAAATTCTACACTAGTGTTTGATGTGGAATTGATAAAAATCAGTGAATGA